The genome window GATTAGGTGAGCGTTGGGTACCTGAATAACGGTTATCGGCTTATCAAAAGTCTATGGTAAGCTAGCGAAAAACAAGCTAAATAATACCTATTCTGTACCGGGTTTATCCTCCTTTTTATCCAACTGTTTTCGCGCTGATTTGTCGCTGCCCGTTCGCTATTAATTTGCTGGTCAGCCGCTAATTGAACGATTGCCTGAATTCGAGAGGTGATACGCTGGTTTTGCTCTTGAATAATTTGTTGAACGACTGTGGATACTCAAATCCCAATCGGTACGCGATTTCACCGACCGAGAGCGACGTTGTCGTCAGAATCTCTTTTGCTTTTTCGATCAACTTACCGTGGATATGTTGCTGGGCGTTTTGGCCAGTTAGCGACCGCAACGTATCGCTTAAATAATTGGGCGATACGTTCAATTGCTCGGCAATCGAATGCACCGTCGGCAGTCCCTGTTCCTGGACGAGGTTTCCATCAAAATAAGCTGATAACAACGCTTCCAGGCGGATCAGTAAATCGTTGCTGGCATTTTTACGGGTGATAAACTGCCGGTTATAAAATCGATTGGAATAGCTGAGCAGCAAGTCGATGTGCGCTATGATCACATCCTGACTGTAGCCATCGATCGCCGAATAATATTCCTGCTCAATGTTGCGCATGATTGAGGTTACCATCGTCTCTTCTTTTTCCGACAGGTGCAGCGCTTCGTGCACCGCGTAAGAAAAAAAGCCGTACTCTTTAAGCCGCTTCGCCAGAGGATAATTCCGAACAAAATCAGGGTGAACCACCAGCCAAATGCCGCAAAGCGATATCTCGTCGGTTTCGGTCGTGGAAATGACCTGACCGGGCGAGAAAAAAGTCATAATGCCATCGTCAAAATCATAATAGCTCTGCCCGTATTTCATCTTGCCTTTAAAGTCTTTCTTGGTGCAGATCGAGTAGAAATTATAGATGACGCTGCGCATCGTTTCGGTGAGATGGCATTGTATGTCGTTCAAATTAATGACGCTCACCAACGGGTGCGCTGGCTTGGGCAGCTCCAGTAAACGATGCAATTCAGAAATTGACGTAATAACGTAGGGCGGAGTCGATTCTTTTTTCATCGGTACAAATGGTCTGGTTGCCCGTAAAAACTGTCGTTTGAGGGCAGTTTTTACGGGCTGGTTCTGCTTGTTTAGTTATCTATCGTTGCCATTGTCATGGCATCGTAGCGGTCGCCGGTCGGGGTTCCCAGCGGAACGATCGTTTCGAGTTGGTTCATTTCGTCAGCGCTCAGTGTAATGCGGGTAGCGTCGATGTTTTCTTCTACGTATTTAACCCGCTTAGTCCCCGGAATGGGCAGATACCCTTTCGAAAGAACCCACGCGAGCGACAGCTGTGACGCCGTGATACCTTTTGCTTCGGCCATTTCTTTGATCGCCTGAACCAGTTCCAGGTTTTTGTAGAACTGCTCGCCCTGAAACCGAGGAATACTCCGCCGGAAATCGTCGGCCGGAAAATCATCCGGACTTTTAACGTCACCGGACATAAAGCCCCGGCCCAGTGGTGAATAGGCGACAAAACCGATGCCCAACGCCTGAAGCGTAGCCAAAATGCCGGCCTCTTCCACGCTCCGCTCAAACAGCGAATACTCAGTCTGCACGGCTGTTAAGGGATGGACCTGATGCGCCTTTGTTATCGTTGCCGACGACACTTCAGATAAACCAATATAGCCGACTTTACCTTCTTTCACCAGATCGGCCATCGCTCCGACCGTGTCTTCAATGGGCGTATTGGGATCTAACCGGTGCAGGTAATAGAGATCGATGTAATCTGTACCCAGGTTTTTCAGCGACCGTTCGACCGCCTTCCTGACGTAGTCCGGTCTACCGTTCATTTGCCAGGTTAGTTGCTCGTTATCGTCGATCTCGTAGCCGAACTTGGTTGCAATGATGTACTTGTCCCGGTTTCCTTTGATCGCTTTGGCAACCAGTCGCTCGTTAGCCAGCGGACCATACAGATCGGCGGTATCTAAAAAGTTGCCCCCCAATTCGAGCGAACGGTGAATGGTCGCTATAGATTCCGTTTCATCGGCTTTTC of Spirosoma agri contains these proteins:
- a CDS encoding helix-turn-helix domain-containing protein — protein: MKKESTPPYVITSISELHRLLELPKPAHPLVSVINLNDIQCHLTETMRSVIYNFYSICTKKDFKGKMKYGQSYYDFDDGIMTFFSPGQVISTTETDEISLCGIWLVVHPDFVRNYPLAKRLKEYGFFSYAVHEALHLSEKEETMVTSIMRNIEQEYYSAIDGYSQDVIIAHIDLLLSYSNRFYNRQFITRKNASNDLLIRLEALLSAYFDGNLVQEQGLPTVHSIAEQLNVSPNYLSDTLRSLTGQNAQQHIHGKLIEKAKEILTTTSLSVGEIAYRLGFEYPQSFNKLFKSKTSVSPLEFRQSFN
- a CDS encoding aldo/keto reductase, whose amino-acid sequence is MNTLQKTNLGSQGLVVPAIGLGCMGMTQIAGSDIYGKADETESIATIHRSLELGGNFLDTADLYGPLANERLVAKAIKGNRDKYIIATKFGYEIDDNEQLTWQMNGRPDYVRKAVERSLKNLGTDYIDLYYLHRLDPNTPIEDTVGAMADLVKEGKVGYIGLSEVSSATITKAHQVHPLTAVQTEYSLFERSVEEAGILATLQALGIGFVAYSPLGRGFMSGDVKSPDDFPADDFRRSIPRFQGEQFYKNLELVQAIKEMAEAKGITASQLSLAWVLSKGYLPIPGTKRVKYVEENIDATRITLSADEMNQLETIVPLGTPTGDRYDAMTMATIDN